The nucleotide sequence TATATTATATAGTCTAATTGGcttttcattccctttttaaGGAACTCTATTAAATCagataatttaacaaataaatgtaagGCTGAGGGTGCTGTGTCTTTGTTTCTAGGCTTTAAAAACACAGTAAGAATGGTTCATGAATTTTTTCAATATTCAGAATCACAGAAACATCTCTTAAGTTTATATCAAGCCAATATTGTTCTTACAGTTATTCTGCCATCTTTACTGAGAGTGAACTGAGTGGCTGGGACTATGATTATGGTTTCTGCTTACCCAAGACACTCCGATGTGCTCCTGAACCAGATGCTTTTAATCCCTGTGAAGATATTATGGGCTACGACTTCCTTAGAGTTCTGATTTGGCTGATTAACATCCTGGCCATCATGGGAAACTTGACTGTCCTTTTTGTTCTCCTGACCAGTCGTTACAAACTGACAGTGCCCCGTTTTCTTATGTGCAATCTCTCCTTTGCAGACTTTTGCATGGGGCTCTATCTGCTCCTTATTGCCTCAGTTGATTCCCAGACAAAAGGCCAGTACTATAATCATGCCATAGATTGGCAGACAGGGAGTGGATGCAGTGCTGCGGGCTTTTTCACAATATTTGCAAGTGAACTTTCTGTCTACACCCTTACAGTCATCACTCTCGAAAGATGGCACACCATCACCTATGCTGTTCAGCTGGACCAAAAGCTTCGATTGAGACATGCCATTCCAATTATGCTTGGAGGATGGCTCTTTTCAACTCTGATTGCTGTGTTGCCCCTAGTGGGTGTCAGCAATTACATGAAGGTCAGCATTTGCCTCCCCATGGATGTGGAAACCACTCTCTCGCAAGTCTACATATTAACCATCCTGATACTCAATGTGGTAGCTTTTATCATCATTTGTGCTTgctacattaaaatttattttgcagttcAAAATCCAGAGCAGATGGCTACCAACAAAGATACAAAGATTGCTAAGAAAATGGCAATCCTCATCTTCACTGACTTTACCTGCATGGCACCTATCTCTTTTTTTGCCATCTCGGCTGCCTTCAAAGTGCCCCTGATCACTGTAACCAACTCTAAAGttttactggttcttttttaTCCAGTTAATTCTTGTGCCAACCCATTTCTATATGCAATTTTCACAAAGGCATTCCGAAGGGATTTCTTTCTGTTGCTGAGCAAATTTGGCTGCTGTAAACGTCGGGCTGAACTTTATAGAAGGAAGGAATTTTCCGTTTATACCTCCAACTGCAAAAATGGCTTCCCTGGATCAAATAAGCCTTCTCAGTCGACCTTGAAGTTGTCCACGTTGCACTGTCAATACTCAGCTGTCCTAGACAAGACTTGCTACAAAGAATGTTAATTACATCAGTAACTGCATTATTGAATTATACctaagtctgaaaaaaaaattacctaaacCAGTAAATTACCTGAACCAGTAACTTTAATATAAAGAGTTGGttttaggaaattatttattCTTAGGTATGTTGGTCAAGAGACTTTTACCTAGCTCAAATTGTGATCCATGATCATTGCCAATCTGGGAAATATTTGTCATTGATATGTGATGATGTAAAATTCAGAGGCTGCtaagatatttttaatgattttgacaGAGTGATTTTGTTTGTTAAATCTAATATTAAGAAAGATTGAGATGGTATTTTGCATGtctttgattttctcattttatttttttaatttttattgcacTCTATAAAAACAGTAGTGCATAACAGAttgaaaatttaaagtaattgGTCTTTTTTCCCCAGATAGTTAGAAAGACACATTCAAGAGATTGCACTGTGCAATCTGCTAGCCAGTAGTCATGTGTGACTAAATTAAGGTTACATGAAAATTGTAGTTTCACAGTTGCACTAACCATATTTCAAGTGCTTTATGAGCACATCTGACTAGTAATTACTACATCAAACAGCAcaaatacaaaacattttcatcatcacagaagagtttattttttatggatttcAAACTAATTTGCAGAGGACATCAGTACTTGTCAGCCCTAAAACTTCTGCACTCATATTCACAGcagttcattatttattttggttttttaggtAAAATTCACATATggtgaaatggacaaattttaaATGTACCATTTAAAAGGTTCTGAAAAGTGTATACATCTCTATCAAGACATAGAACAATATCACCATCAGAAAATTCTCCTACCTCCCTTCCCAGTCAGTTCATCCCCTCCCTTAAAAGTACTGATGAATCTGAATTTTGTTCCTATAGATTAGTTCTGCCTATTCTAGAACTTCATATGATGGAATCATACAGTTTACACtcttgtgtatttcttctttgactcaacATACTATTTTTGCTATTCATTCATCTTACTGCTGAAtcagttcattccttttcattgctgattAGTATTCCAGTGTATGACAATAAGATTGTTTGCATTTTCGGGTCAATGGATATCTGGGCTATTTCCATATTTCAGGTCTTCTTCAACATTTCATTATATACATATCTAAACATCACTAGACTCAGCACATGGAGTTTGCTTTCAGTTCTTATGCTACTGTGTAATgtgattcaaataaaaattataaaagactataaactttataaaatctCTTCTCTATAATGTGTTTTTCACATTTCTTACTTTTCAACTCCCTAACAGTTACTTTCTTCAGATGCAGTCCTCTCTCTTGTAAGCTAGTGTTTTAGAATTTGTCTCAGCAATATGGCAGAATACCAACTTATCATGTTGCTATTTAActacatatatactttttattcataataaatcCAAGAACCAAAACAactaagtaaaattttttaaaaaagcagaaagtaaaataatgaaaaattaaatctattCTAGTGGAAAATCTTAATTTAACTTACCCATTCTTAAATACTTTGAGCCCAAAGTCATCATACATATACTCTGAAAATACCTTTCATGACCTTTTGAACAAATAATGACCTTTATCTACATTATAATTTAAGTTTTAACATATGGAGTCATAATCTActgcctccctctttctctttcctatatCCTTCCATCTTTAGGAATTACCAGCTATTCCTCTGAATTGTCTTCaaaccaatttttaattttgtatcccTAGTACTACACCCATACCTCAGGCCATCTTCTCTTCCTCCAAGACTACTACCATATCTCCCCAATTTTTATTCATATCCAGTCTTCCTCATGTTCACACTCTCACCCTTACTGCTTCCTAAAATTCTTCTTCATCTTATTACATGACTGCACAAAATTCCTAAGTAATGCATCAGTACCTATAAATTTAAGTTTCAGGTCCTAGACTAACATTCAGAGAGCTATAGAATCCATCCTCAGATCtgctcatttgtttttctcttgttgttTTTCCACATATAGCAAATTGTTCCAGTTCCTTTTCCCTAGTCATGCCATACGTATATTTCCCCCTATACTGGTGCCCATGCCATTGTTACCATATTGATAACATTCATTATCTGTTTCTCTATTCTACTTCCTTTAAAGTTCCATCTATAGGTTTATCTTCTTTATCAAACTCTCCTTAATCCACTCCCTTGCTAATCCACTGTAGTCAAGACACTTCTTTTATATGCAGTAAAACAgagcataaataataaatacataatccACAATAGTCTCTCTCTTTGGACTCTGTAGCACTTATCATCTGTATCACTCATTTGCCTTCTACCCTGTACTGGGGTATTACTAATTATGTTTACAAGTCCATCCTTCATTTCACCTATGTTACAAATTTCTTTAGTGATACACTTGtctcttttacttctttgtttcTCTCACTGTATCTATCCTAAAGCCTTACACACAGTAGTTGattcagtttttttcatttttttttttttttcagtattagggATTGGATCCAGGGTCTCACTCATGCTAAGTAGGCAATTTACCAATGAGCTACTAACCCTGGCCcagattaataattttttaagctGATTCACTTTTGtaactgaaatataaaactgTCCTTGTTAAGAAGCATTTTCTGTATGTGATGTTCCCACAGACAGTATGTGTATTCTTATGTTGTATAATTTCTCTGATCTAAATCATAAAAAAATCGGATGTTTAATGGATTTATATTTCTTCCTTGCATTTTTTATGATGTTGGATATTATTACTGGTAGGTTATAAAATGGCTAAAAAGGGTTACTCAATAACTCAATGAAATTTACAAAGTAACTTTAAAACAGTTGGTGTTTTGCCCTCCATTTATTACATTTGTTGTAAAGGCCTGTTTTAGTTTATTCAAGAATGTaaattaagactctcacaatgatttcaataaatgtattcataattagaaataatcttttcttcaaagtatccccacttttctgtgttttcactTTCCATGGTTTCAGCTGTGTACATCAACCACAGtcagaaaatattaagtggaaaattccagaaataaaaattcacaagttttaaattgtgtgctgTGGTGAAATCTCATACCATCATACTCAATCCCACCCAACACTTGAATTATCCTATTATCCAGAATGTTCACAATGAACACCCTACATACCATCTGTTATTTAGTAGCAGTCTGGGTTATCAGTTTGACTGACATGATATGGCAATGCCTATATTTAAGTAAACCTTGCTTTATTTAATGATGGCCCCAAAATGCAAGAGtagtgatgcaaaggaggcaCCAGAACATAAAACATGGAAGGACAGATTAACTTTGGTATTATGTGGCAACAATGAACAACACTTAGGGATAAAAACAGTTTATATAGGGTTCGGTATTATCTGCAGTTTTAAGTATCCactggggtcttggaatgtatttCCTATGCATGAGGTAGAAatactctaattttaattaatatattttccctAAGATTTATTGCCATAGGCTTCCAACTTATAATTTAACTTTCTAGTTATAAGTCACAAAGTTCCCACCTGGCCTAGAGTATATTTACATGAAAAACAGCATATTAACCTATTAGTATAAGTCAGATAAAATCTCCTATTAAATTCCTTGCTTATTATCCCAATGAACTATTGCTATTCATTCTAAAGTTACTGTTTTTCCAACACAATTTTAATAACTTAAACTCAATACATCAGTTAGAATTAGAGTCCTAATGCTATATGAAGTCTGAGCTGTAAAGATGATTATTTACACATATTATAGCACTGACTGAGATATTCTGCCCATTGAATAAAATAGGTAAAGGAAGCAAGGTCAGTTAGTTAGTCCTTAAGAG is from Sciurus carolinensis chromosome 13, mSciCar1.2, whole genome shotgun sequence and encodes:
- the Lhcgr gene encoding lutropin-choriogonadotropic hormone receptor, coding for MGHRSPARRPLLALLLLLLMLRPLSRAQRGAHCPEPCNCAPDSALRCPGPRAGLTRLSLTYLPVKVIPSQAFRGLNEVVKIEISQSDSLERIEANAFDNLLNLSEILIQNTKNLVNIEPGAFTNLPRLKYLSICNTGIRMLPDVTKIFSSEFNFILEICDNLYITTIPGNAFQGMNNESITLKLYGNGFEEVQSHAFNGTTLISLELKENVHLEKMHNGAFQGATGPSILDISSTKLQALPSYGLESIQTLIATSSYSLKKMPSREKFTNLLDATLTYPSHCCAFRNVPAKEQNFSFSIFENFSKQCESTVRKPNNETLYSAIFTESELSGWDYDYGFCLPKTLRCAPEPDAFNPCEDIMGYDFLRVLIWLINILAIMGNLTVLFVLLTSRYKLTVPRFLMCNLSFADFCMGLYLLLIASVDSQTKGQYYNHAIDWQTGSGCSAAGFFTIFASELSVYTLTVITLERWHTITYAVQLDQKLRLRHAIPIMLGGWLFSTLIAVLPLVGVSNYMKVSICLPMDVETTLSQVYILTILILNVVAFIIICACYIKIYFAVQNPEQMATNKDTKIAKKMAILIFTDFTCMAPISFFAISAAFKVPLITVTNSKVLLVLFYPVNSCANPFLYAIFTKAFRRDFFLLLSKFGCCKRRAELYRRKEFSVYTSNCKNGFPGSNKPSQSTLKLSTLHCQYSAVLDKTCYKEC